From Litoreibacter janthinus, a single genomic window includes:
- the rpsL gene encoding 30S ribosomal protein S12, whose translation MPTIQQLIRKPRQPKRKTSKSQHLEQCPQKRGVCTRVYTTTPKKPNSAMRKVAKVRLTNGFEVISYIPGESHNLQEHSVVLIRGGRVKDLPGVRYHILRGVLDTQGVKDRKQRRSKYGAKRPK comes from the coding sequence ATGCCAACGATTCAACAGCTGATCCGCAAGCCGCGGCAGCCGAAACGTAAAACATCCAAGTCGCAGCACCTGGAGCAATGCCCGCAGAAGCGTGGCGTTTGCACCCGTGTGTATACAACGACACCAAAGAAACCGAACTCCGCTATGCGTAAGGTCGCAAAAGTGCGCCTGACCAACGGGTTCGAAGTCATCTCTTACATCCCGGGTGAAAGCCACAACCTTCAGGAACACTCCGTGGTTCTGATCCGTGGCGGCCGTGTAAAAGACCTTCCAGGTGTTCGCTACCACATCCTTCGCGGTGTTCTGGATACCCAGGGCGTTAAAGATCGTAAGCAACGTCGTTCGAAATACGGCGCGAAGCGTCCTAAGTAA